Proteins from a single region of Sediminitomix flava:
- the galK gene encoding galactokinase: MQIDNIVKKFEELYGTPSLISRAPGRVNIIGEHTDYNEGFVLPAAIDKEMVFALAKNGTAQVRAYALDLNEASDFLISELSPKEGWINYIIGVVAESQKKGLAVEGFDVVFAGDVPLGAGMSSSAALECGLGIGLNTLFEGSLTQKEIALVGQASEHNFAGVKCGIMDQFASTFGKINQVIQLDCRSQEFEYFPLNIQGHKLVLCNTNVTHSLASSEYNTRRAQCEAGVAVVKKVYSDVNSLRDISLEMLNEFKDELDAEVYDRCSYVIEENIRLKAACDCMLKNDLDGLGVQMYGSHDGLSKKYGVSCDELDFLVEQTRDKDYVLGARMMGGGFGGCTINLVKEEAVDQFIDEMTEAYQSKLSKKMDAYVVVIGEGARSESVEILS; the protein is encoded by the coding sequence ATGCAGATAGACAACATCGTTAAGAAGTTTGAAGAACTTTATGGAACACCAAGTCTAATATCTAGAGCACCAGGTAGAGTAAATATCATTGGTGAGCATACGGATTACAATGAAGGCTTTGTACTTCCTGCAGCTATTGACAAAGAAATGGTTTTTGCGCTTGCAAAAAATGGTACAGCCCAGGTGAGAGCTTATGCTCTTGATCTCAATGAAGCGTCTGATTTCCTGATTTCAGAACTGTCACCCAAAGAAGGGTGGATAAATTACATCATTGGTGTAGTTGCAGAGAGTCAGAAAAAAGGATTGGCTGTCGAAGGCTTCGATGTTGTTTTTGCTGGTGATGTTCCACTCGGTGCAGGTATGTCTTCTTCTGCAGCTCTCGAATGTGGGTTGGGTATAGGACTGAATACTTTATTTGAAGGCAGTCTGACTCAAAAAGAAATTGCACTAGTTGGTCAAGCTTCTGAGCACAATTTTGCCGGAGTGAAATGTGGAATCATGGATCAGTTTGCATCAACTTTTGGTAAAATAAATCAAGTGATTCAGTTAGACTGTAGATCACAAGAGTTTGAATATTTTCCATTAAATATTCAAGGTCACAAACTTGTATTGTGTAATACAAACGTGACTCATTCATTGGCTTCTTCTGAGTATAATACACGTAGAGCTCAATGTGAGGCAGGTGTTGCGGTTGTGAAAAAAGTATACTCAGATGTAAATAGCCTCAGAGATATTTCTTTAGAAATGCTAAATGAGTTTAAGGACGAGCTTGATGCTGAGGTTTATGACCGTTGTTCTTATGTCATTGAAGAAAATATAAGATTGAAAGCAGCCTGTGATTGTATGTTGAAAAATGACCTTGACGGTTTAGGTGTTCAAATGTACGGTTCTCATGATGGTTTGAGTAAAAAATATGGTGTAAGCTGCGATGAACTAGACTTTTTGGTTGAGCAAACGAGAGACAAAGACTATGTTCTTGGAGCAAGAATGATGGGCGGAGGCTTTGGTGGTTGTACTATCAATTTGGTCAAAGAAGAAGCTGTAGATCAATTCATTGATGAAATGACTGAAGCTTATCAATCAAAACTATCAAAGAAAATGGACGCATATGTGGTTGTGATCGGTGAAGGTGCGCGTTCAGAAAGTGTAGAAATTCTTAGCTAA
- the galE gene encoding UDP-glucose 4-epimerase GalE, translated as MAKILVTGGMGYIGSHTTVELINKGYEVVIADDLSNSEIDTLSRIEKICGARPTFEKIDLKNMAHVLELFQDHRFNGVIHFAASKAVGESVAKPLKYYRNNLMTLINVLEAMKLTGTENIVFSSSATVYGQPEVLPVTEDSPFQKAASPYGNTKQIGEEIIEDSTNAYDRLKGISLRYFNPVGAHESALIGELPLGTPNNLMPFITQTAIGKLAQLKVFGTDYETKDGTCIRDYIHVVDLAKAHVNAVERMLEEKMTGSFEFFNLGTGNGQTVLEVINSFEKTSGEKLNYILAERRAGDVEKIWAEPTKANQELNWDAKLDLDVMTASAWKWEKHLADATAKI; from the coding sequence ATGGCAAAGATTCTTGTAACAGGTGGTATGGGCTATATTGGCTCGCATACGACAGTAGAACTCATAAATAAAGGTTATGAAGTAGTCATTGCAGATGATCTCTCAAATTCTGAAATAGATACTTTATCTCGTATTGAGAAAATTTGTGGGGCTAGACCAACTTTTGAAAAAATAGATTTGAAAAATATGGCTCATGTTTTAGAGCTATTTCAAGATCATCGATTTAATGGGGTTATTCATTTTGCAGCATCTAAAGCGGTAGGTGAATCCGTTGCAAAACCCTTAAAATACTATCGTAACAATCTGATGACTTTAATTAATGTTCTAGAGGCAATGAAGCTTACAGGAACTGAAAATATCGTTTTTTCTTCATCAGCTACGGTTTATGGTCAGCCAGAAGTATTGCCAGTTACCGAAGATTCACCATTCCAAAAAGCAGCTTCTCCTTACGGGAATACGAAGCAAATAGGGGAAGAAATTATAGAAGATAGCACAAACGCATATGATCGTTTGAAAGGAATTTCTCTAAGATATTTTAATCCTGTAGGCGCACATGAATCTGCACTAATTGGAGAACTTCCTTTAGGTACACCAAATAACTTGATGCCTTTTATCACGCAAACAGCTATTGGGAAATTGGCTCAATTAAAAGTATTTGGGACTGATTATGAGACGAAAGATGGTACATGTATTCGAGATTATATTCATGTAGTAGATCTTGCAAAAGCACATGTAAATGCTGTTGAGCGGATGCTCGAAGAAAAGATGACCGGATCTTTCGAGTTTTTTAATTTGGGTACAGGAAATGGTCAAACGGTTTTAGAAGTAATCAATTCATTTGAAAAGACTTCAGGAGAAAAATTAAACTACATTTTAGCTGAAAGAAGAGCTGGTGATGTAGAGAAAATATGGGCTGAACCAACAAAGGCCAATCAAGAACTTAATTGGGACGCTAAATTAGATTTAGATGTGATGACGGCTTCCGCTTGGAAGTGGGAAAAGCATTTAGCAGATGCCACTGCGAAGATTTAA
- a CDS encoding L-dopachrome tautomerase-related protein, producing the protein MKRLLLLPILLIFFSCTVKEKEQKEDGVLTEIAYSDTQLTGIAISKDGRMFVNFPTWSDNIQMSVGEVIDNEVVPYPNEKWNSHQGKKHQFVCVQSVVVDDKDRLWVLDPANPKFEGVIEEKVRLYQFDLKSDKMVKEYSFPKEFIEKDSYLNDFRIDTDKEIVYITDSGIGGILVLNLKTGEVRKPLKDHFSVKAEADYLKFPNGVWNNKVNSDGIALSPDKSTLYYAALVGHTLYKIPTRALFQSDDEQVVSSMVETVCAIRATDGMMFDNNGNLYLGGLERNQICVLDNQGKYYPLVTDEKIKWADSFAKDAEGNMYFTTSQINTPEWDRGKFHVYRINVKPTEQLPKRRVLIALTNHGTLGDSTGDATGYYLSEVAHAYYAFTNAGYYVDFVSPMGGQSPVDGYDLTDPENKQFVEDKVAQQNINNALTPDQVNVIDYEAIYYAGGHGVMWDLPDAELLSELTSQLYDIGAVVGAVCHGPAGLVNIKLADGSYLVDGKKVNGFTNEEEKAINKEEIVPFLLEDKLKERGGIFEEGPKWESKVVVDKRLVTGQNPASAKGVAEAMIQLLQGN; encoded by the coding sequence ATGAAGCGCTTACTTTTACTTCCTATACTTTTAATTTTCTTCTCCTGTACTGTAAAAGAAAAAGAACAAAAAGAAGATGGTGTTTTAACAGAAATTGCATATTCCGATACACAGTTGACAGGTATTGCAATTAGTAAGGATGGAAGAATGTTTGTGAATTTCCCTACTTGGAGTGATAATATTCAAATGTCGGTAGGAGAGGTGATAGATAATGAGGTTGTTCCTTACCCAAATGAAAAGTGGAATTCTCACCAAGGAAAAAAACATCAATTCGTTTGTGTACAAAGTGTGGTAGTTGACGATAAAGACAGACTTTGGGTTTTAGACCCTGCTAATCCGAAATTTGAGGGAGTAATTGAAGAAAAAGTCCGATTATATCAGTTCGATTTAAAATCGGATAAGATGGTAAAAGAATATAGTTTTCCTAAAGAGTTTATAGAGAAAGATTCTTACCTAAATGATTTCAGAATAGATACAGACAAAGAGATTGTTTATATCACAGATTCGGGCATAGGGGGAATCTTAGTTTTAAACTTAAAAACAGGAGAAGTTAGAAAGCCGTTAAAGGATCATTTTTCGGTGAAAGCTGAGGCTGATTATTTGAAGTTTCCTAACGGAGTATGGAATAATAAGGTTAATTCCGACGGAATAGCTTTAAGTCCTGATAAGTCGACACTCTACTATGCTGCTTTAGTAGGGCATACATTATATAAAATTCCAACAAGGGCCTTATTCCAAAGTGATGATGAACAAGTAGTATCGAGTATGGTAGAAACAGTTTGTGCAATCAGAGCTACAGATGGAATGATGTTCGATAACAATGGGAATCTTTATTTGGGTGGATTGGAAAGAAATCAGATCTGTGTGCTGGATAACCAAGGAAAATATTACCCTTTAGTTACTGATGAGAAGATAAAGTGGGCGGACTCTTTCGCAAAAGATGCAGAAGGGAATATGTATTTTACAACTTCGCAAATTAATACACCCGAATGGGATAGAGGGAAGTTCCATGTCTATAGAATTAATGTAAAACCAACAGAGCAACTTCCTAAAAGAAGAGTCCTTATCGCTTTGACAAATCATGGTACTTTAGGGGATTCGACAGGAGATGCAACAGGTTATTATTTGTCTGAAGTCGCACATGCTTATTATGCATTTACCAATGCAGGTTATTATGTCGATTTTGTAAGTCCGATGGGGGGGCAATCACCTGTTGATGGTTATGATTTGACTGATCCAGAAAATAAGCAGTTTGTAGAAGACAAAGTAGCACAACAAAATATCAATAATGCTTTAACACCTGATCAAGTAAATGTGATAGATTATGAGGCGATTTATTATGCTGGAGGTCATGGTGTCATGTGGGATTTACCTGATGCTGAGTTACTATCTGAATTAACCAGTCAGTTGTATGATATTGGTGCTGTAGTTGGAGCTGTTTGTCATGGACCTGCAGGTTTAGTAAATATAAAACTAGCAGATGGAAGTTATTTGGTAGATGGGAAGAAGGTGAATGGTTTTACAAATGAAGAAGAAAAAGCGATCAATAAAGAAGAAATTGTTCCTTTCCTTTTAGAAGATAAATTGAAAGAAAGAGGTGGTATTTTTGAAGAAGGACCAAAGTGGGAGTCTAAAGTTGTGGTAGATAAAAGGCTAGTTACCGGACAAAATCCAGCTTCAGCAAAAGGAGTTGCCGAGGCAATGATTCAGCTTCTTCAAGGGAATTAA
- a CDS encoding peroxiredoxin-like family protein — protein MKKIYLLFITLFTVLFQSNAQDVAQTANDINPLLIGQNIPEVLLKTADNKEVSLIDMVKKQPTVIVFYRGGWCPYCNKQLSGLGKISADLVEMGYQILAISPDKPENLQVTFEKHKMTYTLLSDSKMDAARKFGIAFQVDDATLEKYKSYNIDLVDASGNSHNQLPVPSVFFVDKTGEIKFEYVNPDYSVRISDSLLMSAAKSLLEEN, from the coding sequence ATGAAAAAAATCTACTTACTCTTTATTACTTTATTTACAGTATTATTTCAATCTAATGCTCAAGATGTTGCACAAACTGCAAATGACATCAATCCATTATTGATTGGCCAAAATATTCCGGAGGTACTCCTTAAAACTGCAGACAACAAAGAAGTGTCACTTATTGACATGGTAAAAAAACAACCTACTGTTATTGTATTTTACAGAGGTGGATGGTGTCCTTATTGTAACAAACAACTTTCAGGTCTTGGTAAAATTTCAGCAGATCTTGTAGAAATGGGCTATCAAATTTTAGCAATCAGTCCAGATAAACCAGAAAACTTACAGGTAACGTTTGAAAAACATAAAATGACATATACGCTTCTTTCAGATAGCAAAATGGATGCTGCGCGTAAATTTGGTATTGCATTCCAAGTAGACGATGCTACTTTAGAAAAGTATAAAAGTTATAACATCGATTTGGTAGATGCTTCTGGTAATAGCCATAATCAGCTTCCTGTTCCATCGGTTTTCTTTGTAGATAAAACAGGTGAAATCAAATTTGAATATGTAAACCCTGACTACTCAGTGAGAATCAGCGATTCTTTATTGATGAGCGCAGCTAAGAGTTTACTTGAAGAGAATTAA
- a CDS encoding pyridoxal-dependent decarboxylase, with translation MWKKLSKQEINEAVFSALRQNRHYKHEHVLGIPVSHLDDKVFYDNFEMLKDAPFLSTMVDNPNHIGCHTLGESEAFFAGTQAIERELVAMCAEDIFKGDEGEFDGYVSSGGTETNIQAVWIFRNLFNREFGAKNEEIAVICSDDTHYSGAKSANLLNVNYITVPVDQETRKIDVKILHQTVAEAKARGIKYFAGIVNMMTTMFGSVDNPQDYIDAFQANDVKFHLHVDAAFGGFMYPFSNNNNPVNFQNPYITSIGMDAHKMAQAPFGTGIFLIRKDYMQYALTEEAQYVSGMDMTLVGSRSGANAISVWMILKTYGYYGWTEKINMLLYRTNWLCKKLDQLGVEYYRDEHSNLVTMKSKFIPTELAQKYALVPESHTKENKWYKIVVMDHVSIDALNLFLEELEQSLAQTDEGVLV, from the coding sequence ATGTGGAAAAAATTATCGAAGCAAGAAATTAACGAGGCCGTTTTCTCGGCATTAAGACAAAACAGACACTACAAACATGAGCATGTTCTAGGTATTCCTGTTTCACACCTAGATGACAAAGTCTTTTATGACAACTTTGAGATGCTGAAAGATGCTCCTTTTTTATCTACAATGGTCGACAACCCTAACCACATTGGTTGTCATACACTAGGGGAATCCGAAGCATTTTTTGCTGGTACACAAGCAATCGAACGTGAGTTGGTAGCAATGTGCGCAGAAGATATATTTAAAGGTGATGAAGGAGAATTTGATGGTTATGTAAGTTCTGGAGGTACAGAAACAAACATACAAGCTGTATGGATTTTCAGAAACCTTTTCAACAGAGAGTTTGGTGCTAAAAATGAAGAAATAGCCGTTATCTGTTCAGATGACACACATTACTCAGGAGCTAAATCTGCAAACTTACTAAACGTAAATTACATCACTGTCCCTGTTGATCAAGAAACAAGAAAGATTGATGTAAAGATACTTCACCAAACAGTTGCGGAAGCTAAAGCTAGAGGAATCAAATATTTTGCTGGTATTGTCAATATGATGACCACTATGTTTGGTTCAGTAGACAATCCTCAAGATTACATTGATGCCTTCCAAGCAAATGATGTCAAATTCCATTTGCATGTAGATGCTGCTTTTGGCGGTTTCATGTATCCTTTCTCAAACAACAATAATCCTGTAAACTTCCAAAATCCATATATTACATCTATTGGAATGGATGCCCACAAAATGGCTCAAGCGCCATTTGGTACAGGTATTTTCTTAATCAGAAAAGATTATATGCAATATGCCCTTACTGAAGAAGCGCAATATGTTTCTGGTATGGACATGACACTAGTGGGAAGTAGATCTGGAGCAAATGCTATTTCTGTTTGGATGATACTAAAAACTTACGGTTACTACGGATGGACTGAAAAAATCAATATGCTTCTCTATCGTACCAACTGGCTATGTAAAAAATTGGATCAATTGGGTGTAGAATATTACAGAGACGAGCATTCAAACTTGGTAACGATGAAAAGTAAATTCATCCCTACTGAATTAGCTCAAAAATACGCTCTTGTTCCTGAAAGTCACACTAAAGAAAATAAGTGGTACAAGATTGTCGTGATGGATCACGTTTCTATCGATGCCCTAAATCTTTTCTTAGAAGAACTGGAGCAATCACTAGCACAGACTGATGAAGGCGTTTTAGTCTAA
- a CDS encoding cold-shock protein has translation MNKGTVKFFNESKGFGFIIEDDSNKEYFVHISGLIDDVREGDKVEFELTEGRKGLNAVNVKVI, from the coding sequence ATGAATAAAGGTACAGTAAAATTCTTCAATGAGTCTAAAGGTTTTGGATTCATCATCGAAGATGATTCAAACAAAGAATACTTCGTTCACATCTCAGGTCTTATCGATGACGTTCGTGAAGGTGACAAAGTAGAGTTTGAACTAACAGAAGGTAGAAAAGGATTGAATGCTGTGAACGTAAAAGTAATCTAA
- a CDS encoding O-methyltransferase — protein sequence MSKVWWGLKYLEHFFKASFFNKKNSDFIEKLKEEVIFNDQHFYFFDEINAYRQELKSDKRKIEGLDLGAGSLVQTAKEKEVRTFAKNSGSPLAIGEILYKLTIYKKAETIFDLGTCLGFSALYLSKGFSKSYVRTFEGNEGLQKIAEEAFSRFNSNVKTVAGNIDETLPNELAKVDNVDIAFIDANHRYEPTVRYFHQFLEKVHQDSVLIFDDIYWSKEMNKAWNEIKSHPKVSHSIDLHKVGMVFFQNKYKTKEDLHLFLKEIYFQN from the coding sequence ATGTCTAAAGTATGGTGGGGTTTGAAGTATTTAGAACACTTTTTTAAGGCTTCATTTTTCAACAAAAAGAATTCTGATTTTATAGAAAAATTGAAGGAAGAAGTCATTTTCAATGACCAACATTTCTATTTTTTTGATGAGATCAATGCTTACAGACAAGAACTCAAATCGGATAAAAGAAAGATTGAAGGACTCGACTTGGGGGCAGGCTCATTAGTACAGACAGCTAAAGAAAAGGAGGTAAGAACATTTGCAAAAAATTCTGGAAGTCCGCTGGCCATTGGTGAGATATTGTACAAATTGACCATCTATAAAAAGGCAGAAACAATTTTTGATCTCGGAACGTGTTTAGGTTTTTCGGCTCTGTATTTATCGAAGGGTTTTAGCAAAAGCTATGTGAGAACGTTTGAAGGAAATGAAGGACTTCAAAAAATTGCAGAAGAGGCTTTTTCTAGATTTAACTCTAATGTAAAGACAGTGGCAGGTAATATAGATGAGACTTTACCCAATGAACTGGCAAAAGTAGATAACGTAGACATTGCATTTATAGATGCTAATCATAGGTATGAACCAACTGTGCGGTACTTTCATCAATTTTTAGAAAAAGTACATCAAGATTCTGTTCTTATTTTTGATGATATCTATTGGTCAAAAGAAATGAATAAGGCATGGAATGAAATTAAATCACATCCGAAAGTGAGTCATTCTATTGATCTGCATAAAGTGGGAATGGTATTTTTTCAGAATAAGTATAAGACCAAAGAAGACTTGCATCTATTTTTGAAAGAGATTTACTTCCAAAACTAG
- the ychF gene encoding redox-regulated ATPase YchF — MGLKCGIVGLPNVGKSTLFNALTSANNAESANFPFCTIEPNVGVVTVPDPRLKVLASLVNPEKVLPTVFEFVDIAGLVKGASKGEGLGNKFLANIREVDAIVHVIRCFEDDNIVHVDGKVDPASDKDVIDMELQLKDVESVEKKLAKTAKMAKTGNATAKKEADALTKFKEHLEGGNNARSIEATEDEWATVADLFLLTAKPVIYLANVEEESVNTGNQHTEALQKIADAENAQVIMVCASLEEQISSLEDDDEKAMFLEEYELSESGLDKLIRASYALLNLITYFTAGVKEVRAWTITKGWKAPQAAGVIHTDFEKGFIKAEVIKYNDYVEYKSENACKEAGKLSIEGKEYIVGDGDVMHFRFNV, encoded by the coding sequence ATGGGTCTGAAATGTGGTATCGTAGGTTTACCAAATGTGGGAAAATCTACGCTTTTCAACGCGCTAACAAGTGCCAATAATGCAGAATCTGCTAACTTTCCGTTCTGTACAATCGAACCAAACGTAGGGGTAGTTACTGTACCAGACCCTCGTTTGAAAGTACTTGCAAGTTTAGTAAATCCTGAAAAAGTTTTACCAACTGTATTTGAGTTTGTAGATATCGCAGGTCTTGTAAAAGGAGCCAGCAAAGGTGAAGGTCTAGGAAATAAATTCTTGGCTAACATCCGTGAAGTTGATGCAATCGTACACGTAATCAGATGTTTCGAGGATGACAACATTGTCCATGTAGATGGTAAAGTTGATCCTGCTTCTGACAAAGACGTAATCGATATGGAACTTCAACTTAAAGATGTTGAGTCTGTTGAGAAAAAATTAGCTAAGACTGCTAAAATGGCTAAGACTGGAAACGCAACAGCTAAAAAAGAAGCTGACGCGCTTACTAAGTTTAAAGAGCATTTGGAAGGCGGAAATAACGCTAGAAGTATTGAAGCTACTGAGGATGAATGGGCTACAGTTGCGGATCTTTTCTTGCTTACAGCTAAGCCAGTGATCTACCTTGCAAACGTTGAAGAAGAATCTGTAAACACAGGTAACCAACACACTGAAGCACTTCAAAAAATTGCTGATGCAGAAAATGCACAGGTAATCATGGTTTGTGCATCTTTGGAAGAGCAAATTTCTTCATTAGAAGATGATGATGAAAAAGCGATGTTCTTGGAAGAATATGAGCTTAGCGAGTCAGGTCTTGATAAATTGATTCGTGCATCATACGCATTATTGAACTTGATCACTTACTTTACAGCTGGTGTAAAAGAAGTTCGCGCATGGACAATCACTAAAGGATGGAAAGCGCCTCAAGCAGCGGGTGTAATTCACACAGACTTCGAAAAAGGATTTATCAAAGCGGAAGTTATCAAATACAATGACTACGTTGAATATAAATCTGAGAATGCTTGTAAAGAAGCTGGTAAACTTTCAATTGAAGGTAAAGAGTATATTGTTGGTGATGGTGACGTAATGCACTTCCGTTTCAACGTTTAA